Part of the Scyliorhinus canicula chromosome 13, sScyCan1.1, whole genome shotgun sequence genome, TCTCACAATCCTCTACAGATATGTCACAgacagcatcctatccggctgcatcacaatctggtacggcaactgctcggtccaagatcgcaagaaactgcagagtgtggtgaactcagcccaatgcatcacacaagcttgccacccccacattgattctgtctacacctcccgctgcctcaggaaggcagacagtattatcagagacccctcccacccaggcattgccttcttccagacccttccatcaggcagaagatacaaaagtctgaagacccgcacatccaggctGAGAACAgaatcttccccacagctactagacacctcaacgactctccctcggactgatctgttccctataaaACACGAATCACAATGCCATGTGCTGATGTCGTATTTCCTTTGTTATTTTGCCCTTGTTCCATACTGTAACTAAATActtatttgttgatgtacttttTCGCATTCACTATCTACTTTTTTTTGTCTAATGTacgtttccttggccgcagaaaaacacttttcactgtacttcggtacatgtgacaataaataaatcaatcaaatcaatgccactgcctccccagtggagcttcttgaatgttgctggAGCTGTACTCACTCCAGGCAATGGGGagtgcactcctgacttgtgctttgtagatggtggataggctatggggagtcaggaagtgagttaatcactgcaggattcctggaCACTGACCTGCCCTTTTGGTATTTGTGACTGAGTTttcaattttgtttgataacaccattgtgaagcaccttgggaccttACTCCACATTCAACATGTCCGACAAATACACgttattggtggcacagtggttaaaactgctgcctcgcagcaccagggacctgggttcgatttgtccttgggtgactgtctgtatggagtttgcacgttctccccgtgtctgcgtgggattcctccgggtgctccggtttccacccacagcccaaagatgtgcaggttaggtggattggccatgctaaattgccccttagttgttgtgttttgtactctgggataacacaggctgcaactcgatgcagctttgaccaaaagatactccagacgttgaagtaagttcaatgtgatttattgaaccattagcacagttctctacgaGTTCGACTCCTGCTTaacttgctatagtaactcagtctaactaaccagtctgctctaagccacatggtgggtgtgatgcttctgatctgcccctgtccttctctctaagtgtcggctgtggaaagagacagagcatgtgtgacctgtccttgtatatgggttgtgtaatgcccccttgtggtagtgtcacctctaggtgttttgactgcccattggtcgtgaccCATTCTATGTGttaattagctgtatgtctgcatatcatgacatctctggtgctccctctagtgtttacttagctgtagtgtatttacattaaccccttgtgtatttacagtgatgcatatcaccacattagtgtccaaaaggttagttaggGTTACAGGAATAAGGCAGCGGGAGTCTGGGTAGGGcgcctgtcggagggtcagtggactcgatgggccgaatggtttcctgctGTGCTGTTTGGATTCTATGAGACAGTGTATGTCCAACAATCGGAGCTTCGTATAAAGACCAGAAAAACTATCCGCATACGATGAGCACTGACACCTCCGAAAGGACAAATGGCCAGTTTAATTAAACACATGAGAAAACGGTTCACATGAGATTAACTTTTATTCAAAAGGTGTTCAACCCTGGCAATGGTTTACAGTGCAACACacactcaaaaaaaaaaaaatctgtcgaTAAATTATAGTCAcaacaataaattaaataaatagaATGATATTCCCTGATCATTAAAGTGCAATGAatgaggttgggttggggggtggatctGGGTGATGCACCAAGTGCACACTGCCTCCCCAGGACAAAGTGAAGCAGAATTCAGCCAGCTGTGTTAAAACCTCTCCTTCTCCCACCCTGCAGTCTCCCCCTTGCTCTCCCACATCAATgctgtgtttgtgggggggggggggggggggggggtgaacagccttTCCTTTCCTTGCCTGTCAACCCCCTCCATGTTCTTTGTGCAGCCTCAGAATATTAGTAACAAAACCAGCCCTCGAGAtgccggggggggaggaagaggagaagagggggggagaggaggagaggggggaggaagaggaggagacgggggggagggagaggagaggaggaggaggggagaggaggagggagaggagaggagaggagaggagaggagaggcgaggaggaggaggaggaggaggaggaggaggagcctttggtcaattggacattctgaattctccctcagtgtacccgaacaggcgtcggagtgtggcgacattcaggacttttcacagtaacttcattgcagtgttaatgtaagcctacatgtgacaataataaatagtaTTACTACTCCTTCGCAAGGCCCGTTGTAACAATTGGGGGAGGGAAAGGAAACACATTAGTGGTAATGTCGCTGGACTGGGAACCCAGGGGCCCAAACTAACAGAGGGGCGGCAGAGACAGGGATTCAGATCCACCGTCACACAGTTGGGGTCAACTTCATTTTGACCATTAAAGAAATCTGGAACGAAAGCCACTCACCAATTGGCATCAAAATCCCCTTCTGGGCTGTTTTACGTCTCACCTGGGAGGGGGCAGAAGCAGGCGAAGGaaaggtaattcagcccatcaagccttgcTCCGCTGACTGTGGTTCAAAGTTCACCCTCCTGCGTGCTCTGGAAGTGCCCTCTTGGCATCTGGGAGTCAAGCACCCATTCTGCTTCTGGCACAgggtagcactgccgcctcacagcctCAGTTTCTCAAGGGCACCCAGGGACGGGCAACAAGTGCTGATGCCCACATCTCGAGAAAGGGGAGATGGGTCGCCGGGAGCAGGGAATTCCCGCTTCCTCAATTGGGATGAGCTAGGCAGCAGAAATCTCGCACGGCTGAGGCGTGTTCTTGCCCATCCGGTCATCGAGCGGgcgggaggaggtggggtgggagcgTTCATTAACCCCCAActgttccagacagtctgagTGGATGGGGGCTCCGTTCCGGACAATAAACAATCAAataaaagagaagaaaaaaaaccgGAAGTGGCCACGTTCACAATGGAATGCCGGTGGTGTCGATGATGACCTTGATGTACACGGTGTCGTTCTTCAGGTAGTGGCTCTGGGGCTTCAGGAGGAGGTCGTGCCTGGCAAACATGGGGCAGCCACTGGCAATGTTCATGTGGCTCCGAGGCTTCTGGAAGGAgccgctcagcaggtcaggcgagAAGGATTCCTTGACGTGTTTCTGGTGCACTTGGTCCATCAGCATGAAAATGACCTTCTGCCTGAAGGGCCAGGGCAGCACCTCATCATACTCGCCCTTGATGATGGCGAGGAAGAGAGAGATGTGGCTTCCCTTCCCATTGCCGTCGCCGTCGGGGTAGATCCGGCAACAAAGTTGGTAGCCAAATGGGTGGCTGGCGAAGACGGGCGAGTAGAAGGAAGGTCTCTGCTCTGACCTGGCCGCCATCAGGCAAGAGGAGAACTCTTTGATCTTCCACACCAGCACCCCATTGGTGCTGACGGGTGAGGAGGGACCGGCCTGGCCACTGGTGACCTCCTGGTTCCGTGTCTTCCTTTGCAAAGAGAGGATGATCTGCTCATAGTGGAGGCATTTCTGCTGCAGCACCTCGATCACCTGGGCGTACTTGTCCAGGTCCTTGTTCAGGCCGCAGACTGACCTCTCCAGACCCTCCGTCTTCTTCGCCAGGGCCAGCACCCCCGGATCCGCCCCTCTCGCCATCTCCGTAGTGCCCCGTTCTCCCAGAACCCAGCTGCTGTCCGCCCCCTCCTTCGAGGGCTCGCTCGCCAGCCCGGCCCGTGTTCCCCCCTTCTCGGTCAGGTGCTGCTGGAAGCTCTCGGCCCGCTCGCCCTCAGACACTTTCCGGGAACGCAGGCTGGTGGTCAGAGTCAGCATCTGCAGGAGGTGGGTCTGCTGGGCAGCTCGCAGGTGCTCGTCCAAATCCCGCCTTCGAGGCTGTTGGATGGAGAATGAGAGGAGACATTAAAGAGGTTGCAGCCACTCGACGCCCTCCTCCTGGGACACGTGGTGGATCAGTGCCTTGGGCACCAGGGGTCCCTCAGCAGGTCAGGGCTTCAAGTTCTATGACAGAGACTTAAGCACATAATCCAAGTTCACACACCCAGTGAATTACTGAGGGTGCAttaccctgtcagagggtcagtactgagggagtgctgcgctgtcagagggtcagtactgagggagtgctgcactgtcagagggtcagtactgagggagtgctgcactgtcagagggtcagtactgagggagtgctgcactgtcagagggtcagtactgagggagtgctgcactgtcagagggtcagtactgagggagtgctgcactgtcagagggtcagtactgagggagagctgcactgtcagagggtcagtactgagggagagctgcactgtcagagggtcagtactgagggagagctgcactgtcagagggtcagtactgagggagagctgcactgtcagagggtcagtactgagggagtgctgcgctgtcagagggtcagtactgagggagtgctgcactgtcagagggtcagcactgaggaagCACTGCATCTCTCCACTACAGCCCCCTTCTCTATTTGCTGAAATTGGCGGTCTCTACAGAGCGCAGGCATTCAAAATGGAACTTTTCCTGGGATGTTTGGCATTCGAAAAGactggagaaggttaaggggagatgttGAGTGAGGTGTCAGAGTCAACTACTGGCAGATGGGAGAGGGACCAGAGGACTGGGATTGAAAATTATGGGCAAAAGAACCTCAGAgggagatgaggaacatgtgTTTTAAACACAGCGAGTTAGTgtgatctggaacacactgccatcGGGCAATgcaagcagattcaataggaGCTTTCAAAATGggactggataaatacttgaatagGAAAAATGTGCGTGACTGCAGGGGAAAGAGCAGAGGGAAGTGCAATAGAGCTTACTCAACTGGCTTGCACACATAGGGTGGACAGAATGGCCGTCTCCTGCATGGAGAGTCTCAGTACTACCAGGATGcgctgtgggtgggaggggttggggaaggtGGTGTGAATAACAGATAGGTAACTGGCCAGTCGATTGCTTTGAACAAACCTTCTCCAGACAGCCGACATCTTTAAAGGGACAGGACAGCTGGGTGTTGGGGCAGGTACCATGCTGAGGGTCACAGTGTTTCTCAAACTGTTGAGGAAAGAGCACAAAAAATATTACAATGTGGGAATGAGTCACAAAggaatagagagaaagagagaaagagaaaaaaagagaaaaggagagagagaaaaagggagagaggtggggggggggggggagagcgaggaaGGGAGCGCGATTGAGAGagcgagaaaaagagagagatatacacacagaaagacagacagacaaagcgagaggaagagggagaaaaacagacatagagagagaggaggaagacaAAGCCAATGTGAAGAGCATTTTCTACATAAACAGGCTAAATGAGGGCTGGAATTATTGTTGCAGAGCAGAGAGATGGAGAATTAGGATTCATAATAATTTTTACTAGTGTctcaagttggcttacattaacactgcaatgaagttactgtgaaaagccccgagtcgccacattccggcgaattcagaatgtctaattcacctaacagcacgtctttcgggacttgtggggggaaactggagcacccggaggaaacccacgcagacacgggtaggacgtgcagactccgcacagacagtgacccaagccgggaattgaacctgggacccacagtgcttaccactgtgccacccaattttAAACAACAAACTCATCAAAAGGTGGAGCCAATTCTGTAATCTACCTAACGAGTGAAAAAGTGAGGAAATTGCGGCCTGAACTCACGCCAAATTTGCTCAATTTTTTAAAACCCGGATTTCACACCTCCAGTGCAATGATAATTATAGTCCTCTTCGGAATGGAACCAAACTTGCGCCTGATTTCCACTGTttttgagggccacgaagaatccagcacgagttgaaggatagaaagaaataacatttatgtacaacagcagcagcaacttcccttgctgctcactctcctctagccagtttcaaactggccagctttatttatgcagggaatctggtaatgatttctccgccccccctcattgggaaactcatactcccaaaggattgtgggattgccattagtccccagccagtggtaagcaggcaggttataacaatactGGATTTGAGATTTCAAATAACGAAGAAAGCCAGCTTACATCCACCTTTGTTAGGTCAGCGCGGCCACAGACCGGGCAATCCTCCTTCCTTTTGACGCAGGTAGCGATGTGATCCTAAGGGAAACAAATGAGCAAATTCAACATCAGGAACACAATGCCCAACATCGGGGATCACGCGGAAAGGTCG contains:
- the LOC119975972 gene encoding TNF receptor-associated factor 2-like isoform X1; this translates as MVALVSGITPVNPTGSSCLLCSACRFLLIKPKQTECGHRYCTACLENLFKTDNEADCNVCQKKVLRSKVYHDRAAENDAYATKIQCTAYREGCDWTGTLRNYLCTHRPQCDFHVVPCSNVAFGCEAIGARKKMLAHETQECEWRMALCPQCETFCIQKLLEDHIATCVKRKEDCPVCGRADLTKVDFEKHCDPQHGTCPNTQLSCPFKDVGCLEKPRRRDLDEHLRAAQQTHLLQMLTLTTSLRSRKVSEGERAESFQQHLTEKGGTRAGLASEPSKEGADSSWVLGERGTTEMARGADPGVLALAKKTEGLERSVCGLNKDLDKYAQVIEVLQQKCLHYEQIILSLQRKTRNQEVTSGQAGPSSPVSTNGVLVWKIKEFSSCLMAARSEQRPSFYSPVFASHPFGYQLCCRIYPDGDGNGKGSHISLFLAIIKGEYDEVLPWPFRQKVIFMLMDQVHQKHVKESFSPDLLSGSFQKPRSHMNIASGCPMFARHDLLLKPQSHYLKNDTVYIKVIIDTTGIPL
- the LOC119975972 gene encoding TNF receptor-associated factor 2-like isoform X2, which gives rise to MVALVSGITPVNPTGSSCLLCSACRFLLIKPKQTECGHRYCTACLENLFKTDNEADCNVCQKKVLRSKVYHDRAAENDAYATKIQCTAYREGCDWTGTLRNYLCTHRPQCDFHVVPCSNVAFGCEAIGARKKMLAHETQECEWRMALCPQCETFCIQKLLEDHIATCVKRKEDCPVCGRADLTKFEKHCDPQHGTCPNTQLSCPFKDVGCLEKPRRRDLDEHLRAAQQTHLLQMLTLTTSLRSRKVSEGERAESFQQHLTEKGGTRAGLASEPSKEGADSSWVLGERGTTEMARGADPGVLALAKKTEGLERSVCGLNKDLDKYAQVIEVLQQKCLHYEQIILSLQRKTRNQEVTSGQAGPSSPVSTNGVLVWKIKEFSSCLMAARSEQRPSFYSPVFASHPFGYQLCCRIYPDGDGNGKGSHISLFLAIIKGEYDEVLPWPFRQKVIFMLMDQVHQKHVKESFSPDLLSGSFQKPRSHMNIASGCPMFARHDLLLKPQSHYLKNDTVYIKVIIDTTGIPL